The Pirellulales bacterium DNA segment TTGCCCCGCTTCAACGAGGACGCGATCGCCGGGCTTGAGATCCGTGGAAGATACGTCTTCAATGTCGCCATCCGATTTTAGGCGGTGCGCGATGGTGTCGCGGCGCGTGCGCCGCAGCGATTCGGCCTGGGCTTTGCCACGCGCCTCGGCCAGCGCGGTGGCGAAATTCGCAAACAACACGGTGGCCCACAGCCAGGCGTCGAGCGCAATGAAATACCGCGCTACGGCAGCCGAACTGGCGTTGAAGATGAACAGGAACGTGAGGACCGCTCCCACCTCGACCACAAACATCACGGGATTCTTCCACTGCACATCGGGACGAAGCATGACAAATGCTTGCTTCAAAGCCTGCAGCGTGGTTTCCGTCGTCAGGAGCGGTTGCCGCCTCGAACGGCGCGGCGCTCCAGGCTGATCGGCGGACGAGGTGGTGGCGGTTCCGGTTACGTCGAGAATTGCATCGCTCATTTCAGACATTCCTCAGGACTTAATGACGTACATTCGTTGAATCGATATGGAAACAGTAAACCGCCGCCTAGCCCCCGAATGGAATCGGACCCAAGTGTTCTGCCAGCGGGCCCAGCGCCGCGATCGGCAGGAATAGCAAGGCCCCGACGATTAAAATCGTTGCAAACAGCAAAAAGCCGAATGTCGGCGTGTTATCGCGCAGGGTTCCCAACCCGAACGGAGCCGATTTCTTGGCGCCCAGGCTCGCCGCCATGGCGATGGGGGCAATGATTGGGATGAAGCGACTGACCACAATCACAATGCCCGCGGCAATGTCGAACGGAATCGATTCCGGCGCGGGAGTGGGATTGTTGTTCAAGCCGTACGATACGCCCAGCCCGTCGAATGCCGAGCCGTTATTGGCCGATGCCGACGAAAACTGATACATAATTTGCGAAAAACCATGGGGGCCTGGATTGCTGACCGCTTTGTTTCCCCAATCGGTGGCCGCAAACAGGCCCGAGGGCCACAAAATCATAATCGGATGAATCAACAGCGCGATGAGCGCCAAAGCGACTTCGCGGCGGCCGATTTTTTTGCCCAAGTATTCGGGCGTTCGTCCTACCATTTGGCCGGCCACAAAAATTCCGACAATCACATACAGCAACATGTTAATCATGCCGACCCCTTTGCCGCCGTAAATGCAGTTGAGCCACATGCCAACCATGGGCGACATCGCGGCGACAGGATTCAAGCTGTCGTGCTCGCAATTCACGGCGCCATCGGTCACGTCCACGGTCAGCGCCGCGAACGTGGCCCCGGCTGAAGTGCCGAAGCGCATCTCTTTGCCTTCCAGATTGCCCAAGTGCTGCTCGACAGGTAGCCCGGCCACCGAAGGAATGGTGATGTCTCGTTTGCCATCTGGTGCTTTGGGGTCCGGCACGGTGTAGGTTTCGGCCACAGGGTGCGCGGTAAACCCAGGATTCGGCTGATAGGTGTCGTAATACACGGACCACCAAACTGTACCTACCATGAGAACCATCATGACTGAAAAGATTACCCAGGCGTGCTTCAAGCGGTTGAGCATGCGGCCATACATCAACACCAGCGCGAACGGGAACAGCATCATGGCCATGCAAGACAGCCAATTCGTCAGTGCCGTGGGATTCTCGAACGGATGGGCCGAGTTCATGCCGTAAAACCCGCCGCCATTGGTGCCCAACTGCTTCATCGGGACAAAGGATGCCAAGGGACCGACGACAATCGTTTGTTGCTTCGGCGTGCCATCATCGTTGGAACCGAGCGATCCTGGTTCCAACGTGGCGACCTGTTGGGCACAGTTGTACGTCATTGGGCTTCCTTGTTGCAGGAAAACCAATCCAAACAGGAATGCAATGGGCAGAAACATGTACATGACGACGCGCCACATATCGACAAAGAAATTGCCGACTTTGGCATCGCCGCGAAAGCAACGGATGATGACCGTCAGTCCGCAAAAACCGATCGACGCCGAGAGGAAGAAATTCGCCAGACCAAAAAAGATTTGACTAAAGTTGGAAAAATGCTGATCGCCTGAATAATGCTGCAGATCGGTATTCGTCATGAACGAAATGACGCTGTGGAAAATCGTGGTTGGTTCCAGCATTCCCCTGCCCAGCGAATTCAGCGGCATCCAGGGTTGCAGGGCCAACACCGTAAAGCCGAATACAAACAGGACAGTATTGAAGATGAGCATGGAAGCGGTGTACTGCTTCCAATTTTGTGGTCCGCTGCTTACTTTCGATTCAAACCAGCGCAGAATCGCCGGAGCATGATATTTTCCGTTCATGATCCACGCCAAATATCGACTCAGCGGAACGGCGAGGATGGTGGTGGCAACAAGAATCGAAATTGGTAGAAACCACATTGCGACAGGCTCCTGAATGCTTGACGAATTTGCGGTGGAAATGTGGAATAAAACGGCCGTTAATTAGAACCATTCCGGCCGAATCATCGCCACCCACAGATAAATGAACATCAATGCCGCGACTACGGCCGTGATATATATCAACATGGATAAGCGCCTCAAATGTGTTCGCTGGCCTTTAAAAACAATAGACACAGCCCCATTAAAACGATGCCCAGCACAAACATTGCCGGCAACCAAATCTCTAGTGACATTGGAATTGTCCTTTTACATTTTTTCGCTTCGTGGACTATGGTTTGTTAAAGTCCCCTTTGCCCGCGTGGCAGCAATCCGCGCTCATAACCACAGTTGGCAATGCTGATGTCTTTATTGGCCGACCCACCATTTCTTGCCAGGAACGACACTGCGAACAAAACGTTCGTGGATCGAAACTGGCACGATGATCGGCGCCGACCCATTGCCATTTAACGTTCGAGGTTGCGGCTGCTTCAGCACGGACCCATTGCAATCGGCACCGAGAGCGTCACAACCAGCACTGCTGTAGATTGGGCGAGCCGTATTTACCGGGATTATCCGGTTGGCCTCATTTCGGCATCCAAATCGATCGCACAAGGTGTTGAATCCCATCAACACCAAGGGTATCACGGCGGCCAACGGCAAGGTTCGGATGATGAATCCAACCAGCGAAGATTTTGGAGAAAGCGCGTCTAAAACCGCGGTCAAGCTTACGAGTGCTGTGGATGCGACGATTGCCGCACACACAACCAGCAGCTTGTTTTCTTTGTGAATAGTCATTTTCAACTCCTTGCATTCGCCGATTGCGGCAGCACCGTCTTCATTGCTTGCCGTCTTTCATTTTTTGCGGTTAGACGGCGTCGGTCGCTGTGGGTTACGGCATCGAGAGTGCATCTTGAGTCTTTGCATCCGGCGTGCCGGAGTTCGATGATATGTCTAAATGCCTACGCCATTGCCAGATGCGAAAATCAGTTGTTACAGGGGGAAGAGAAGAACGCGCATTTTGCAAGATAGTTTCATGCAAACTTGCACGATGCTAAGAGCGCTGAATGAAAATGAAGAGGATTAAGTCTTTGAATATCAGCGCCCTGCATGACTCAATCCCGAAGAATACAGCAGGCGCGGGGTCTGACTGGTCCGCCTGCAGCAGGGCGGCTAATTTTGAAGCTGTGACGACGCACGACGCGGTCGAGTTTAAGCACGAGATGATCACGCCGCCTGGTATGGGAACCGTTGCTGCCGCATCTGGAAAGCGTACAGACCGTTTTCATCTCACCCGATGAGGCGCTAATTCCTTGTGCGGCGCGGCCAGGAAGCAAAGCCGGATCGTATCTGTTGGAAGATTATGCCATCGCCACGGTGCCTGTTCATGACACAGCACTAGGAGTCAAGCTTCTTTACGATTCGACAGAGCCATGCCTGAATTGCCGCACCAACATGCCGCAGGCCACGAGAGCCAGGATGAATGTGCTT contains these protein-coding regions:
- the kdpA gene encoding potassium-transporting ATPase subunit KdpA yields the protein MWFLPISILVATTILAVPLSRYLAWIMNGKYHAPAILRWFESKVSSGPQNWKQYTASMLIFNTVLFVFGFTVLALQPWMPLNSLGRGMLEPTTIFHSVISFMTNTDLQHYSGDQHFSNFSQIFFGLANFFLSASIGFCGLTVIIRCFRGDAKVGNFFVDMWRVVMYMFLPIAFLFGLVFLQQGSPMTYNCAQQVATLEPGSLGSNDDGTPKQQTIVVGPLASFVPMKQLGTNGGGFYGMNSAHPFENPTALTNWLSCMAMMLFPFALVLMYGRMLNRLKHAWVIFSVMMVLMVGTVWWSVYYDTYQPNPGFTAHPVAETYTVPDPKAPDGKRDITIPSVAGLPVEQHLGNLEGKEMRFGTSAGATFAALTVDVTDGAVNCEHDSLNPVAAMSPMVGMWLNCIYGGKGVGMINMLLYVIVGIFVAGQMVGRTPEYLGKKIGRREVALALIALLIHPIMILWPSGLFAATDWGNKAVSNPGPHGFSQIMYQFSSASANNGSAFDGLGVSYGLNNNPTPAPESIPFDIAAGIVIVVSRFIPIIAPIAMAASLGAKKSAPFGLGTLRDNTPTFGFLLFATILIVGALLFLPIAALGPLAEHLGPIPFGG